One genomic region from Hyalangium ruber encodes:
- a CDS encoding AAA family ATPase codes for MRIAPAPVSTAPNAEQTAQARTLIARLLGNLEKALRGKREALELVLCCVAAGGHVLLEDVPGTGKTTLAKALALSIGGAFKRVQFTPDLLPTDIVGTSLFNPQDGSFRFKPGPIFANVLIADEINRASPRTQSALLEGLSEQQVTVDGETRSLPAPFLCIATQNPVEFHGTYPLPEASLDRFAAQLSLGYPPEAEERSLLLERKGPPPVSELTPVCTLEEVVVLQRAVEEVRMEESVADYLLRLVHATRGHASVRLGVSTRGALLYARMARARALASGRDFVLPEDLKTLAVPVLTHRLVLDTRARYAGTDKQALTRDIVATVPLPR; via the coding sequence ATGCGCATTGCCCCCGCACCCGTTTCGACAGCCCCCAACGCCGAGCAGACCGCGCAGGCCCGTACCCTCATCGCGCGGCTGTTGGGGAACCTGGAGAAGGCGCTGCGCGGCAAGCGCGAGGCCCTGGAGCTGGTGCTGTGCTGCGTCGCGGCGGGCGGGCACGTGCTGCTGGAGGACGTGCCCGGCACGGGGAAGACGACGCTGGCCAAGGCCCTGGCGCTCAGCATCGGTGGGGCCTTCAAGCGCGTGCAGTTCACCCCGGATCTGCTGCCCACCGACATCGTCGGCACCTCCCTGTTCAACCCGCAGGACGGCAGCTTCCGGTTCAAGCCCGGCCCCATCTTCGCCAACGTGCTGATCGCCGATGAGATCAACCGCGCCTCGCCGCGCACCCAGTCGGCGCTGTTGGAAGGGCTCTCCGAGCAGCAGGTGACGGTCGACGGAGAGACGCGCTCGCTGCCCGCCCCCTTCCTGTGCATCGCCACCCAGAACCCGGTGGAGTTCCACGGCACCTACCCGCTGCCGGAGGCCTCGCTGGACCGCTTCGCCGCACAGCTCTCCCTGGGCTACCCGCCCGAGGCCGAGGAGCGCTCCCTGCTGCTGGAGCGCAAGGGGCCGCCCCCCGTCTCCGAGCTCACGCCGGTGTGTACCCTGGAAGAGGTGGTCGTGCTGCAGCGCGCCGTGGAGGAGGTGCGCATGGAGGAGTCCGTGGCCGACTACCTGCTGCGCCTCGTCCACGCGACGCGAGGCCACGCCAGCGTCCGCCTGGGCGTCTCCACCCGCGGCGCGTTGCTCTACGCCCGCATGGCGCGGGCGCGCGCGCTCGCCAGCGGCCGGGACTTCGTGCTCCCCGAGGACTTGAAGACACTGGCCGTGCCCGTGCTGACCCACCGGCTGGTCTTGGATACTCGCGCACGGTACGCTGGCACCGACAAGCAGGCGCTGACCCGGGACATCGTGGCCACCGTCCCCCTGCCCCGCTAG
- a CDS encoding CheR family methyltransferase, translating into MSLCAEDFLYLQRQVQRLSGIHLEPQSRDLVETRLMPLLRQEGLAQPCELVARLRALPEGHPFHHRVLEALTNHETAFFRDFPVFEALRGTVLPELLARRERTRELNIWCAACSFGQEPYSIAMLLEEAAAQLEGWTVRLLATDLSESALNRARAGRYGQQEINRGLPARLLVKYFRQERGQWTLHEDIRRRVEFRALNLVQDFLLPGEMDLIFLRNVMIYWDTPTRKAVLGRMRNRLAGDGYLVLGGAETTLHLDSDFERVHLHQSSWYRRRGPPQRGG; encoded by the coding sequence ATGTCCCTGTGTGCCGAAGACTTCCTCTACCTCCAACGCCAGGTCCAGAGGCTGTCGGGGATCCACCTGGAGCCGCAGTCCCGGGACCTGGTGGAGACGCGCCTCATGCCGCTGCTGCGCCAGGAGGGGTTGGCCCAGCCCTGCGAGCTGGTGGCGCGGCTGCGCGCCCTACCGGAGGGCCACCCGTTCCACCACCGGGTGCTGGAGGCGCTGACCAACCACGAGACGGCCTTCTTCCGAGACTTCCCGGTGTTCGAGGCGCTGCGCGGGACGGTGCTCCCCGAGTTGCTGGCGCGGCGGGAGCGGACACGGGAGCTGAACATCTGGTGCGCGGCGTGCTCCTTCGGCCAGGAGCCGTACAGCATCGCCATGCTCCTGGAGGAAGCAGCGGCCCAGCTCGAGGGCTGGACGGTGCGCCTGCTCGCCACGGATCTCTCGGAGTCGGCGCTGAACCGCGCGCGCGCGGGACGCTACGGGCAACAGGAGATCAACCGCGGTCTGCCAGCGAGACTGCTGGTGAAGTATTTCCGCCAGGAGCGTGGGCAGTGGACCCTCCATGAGGACATCCGCCGCCGGGTGGAGTTCCGCGCGCTCAACCTGGTGCAGGACTTCCTGCTGCCCGGGGAGATGGACCTCATCTTCCTGCGCAATGTGATGATCTATTGGGACACCCCCACTCGGAAAGCCGTGCTGGGGCGCATGCGGAACCGGCTCGCCGGCGACGGCTACCTGGTGCTGGGCGGCGCCGAGACGACGCTGCACCTGGACAGCGACTTCGAGCGCGTCCACCTCCATCAGTCGAGCTGGTACCGCCGGCGGGGCCCCCCCCAGCGCGGCGGGTAG
- a CDS encoding DUF58 domain-containing protein — translation MPRRRRWSFFMPPEEHRFIRYLSDRYRALLTPLGQAMLWATGAAALMMLWGLRPAIAFFSFCAAALVGGMTAGLPFRPRLSLARRLPPPVSAGDTLRYQVVVENRTRRPARKVVLEERNLPPELKPVGEPPVLEVLAPGERAEVSLSLSCPTRGAYELPWLQASSFFPSALVKWSRRAPGKDRLLVYPRFTPLARFDVPHGRNYQPGGIPIASSVGESTELAGTREWREGDRMRDIHWPSLARTGRLVVKEYQEEYFVRLAMVLDVESRDLKDDALFERSLSLAAGIADVLARQEYIIDIFAAGSQVFHFQAGRALAHFEHILEILACLEAEDRLDVGALEAALLPESQRLSAVILVMMDWDETRAELIRKLKAHGVAVRVLSVRQDRRPQGLAPEEVVELP, via the coding sequence ATGCCCCGTCGTCGTCGCTGGTCCTTCTTCATGCCACCGGAGGAGCATCGCTTCATCCGGTACCTGAGCGATCGCTATCGCGCGCTGCTCACCCCCTTGGGGCAGGCGATGCTCTGGGCGACCGGGGCCGCGGCATTGATGATGCTGTGGGGCTTGAGGCCGGCAATCGCCTTCTTCTCCTTCTGTGCCGCCGCGCTCGTGGGGGGAATGACGGCGGGCCTGCCCTTCCGACCCCGGCTCTCGCTGGCCCGGCGCCTGCCGCCTCCGGTGTCCGCCGGTGACACGCTGCGCTACCAGGTGGTGGTGGAGAACCGGACCCGGCGGCCCGCGCGCAAGGTGGTGCTGGAGGAGCGCAACCTGCCGCCGGAGCTCAAGCCCGTGGGCGAACCGCCCGTGTTGGAGGTGCTCGCTCCGGGAGAGCGGGCGGAGGTGAGCCTGTCGCTCTCCTGTCCCACACGAGGGGCCTATGAGCTGCCCTGGCTCCAGGCCTCCAGCTTCTTTCCCTCCGCGCTGGTGAAGTGGTCGCGCCGCGCGCCGGGCAAGGACCGGCTCCTCGTCTACCCGCGCTTCACACCCCTGGCGCGCTTCGATGTGCCCCACGGTCGCAACTACCAGCCGGGCGGCATCCCCATCGCCTCGAGCGTGGGCGAGTCCACGGAGCTGGCCGGCACGCGCGAGTGGCGCGAGGGCGACCGGATGCGCGACATCCACTGGCCCTCGCTGGCGAGGACCGGCCGCCTCGTGGTGAAGGAGTACCAGGAGGAGTACTTCGTCCGCCTCGCCATGGTGCTGGACGTGGAGTCGCGCGACCTGAAGGACGACGCCCTGTTCGAGCGCAGCCTCTCGCTGGCGGCGGGCATCGCCGACGTGCTCGCGCGCCAGGAGTACATCATCGACATCTTCGCGGCCGGCTCGCAGGTGTTCCACTTCCAGGCGGGCCGCGCCCTGGCGCACTTCGAGCACATCCTGGAGATCCTCGCCTGCCTGGAGGCGGAGGACCGGCTGGATGTGGGAGCGCTGGAGGCCGCGCTGCTACCGGAGTCCCAGAGACTCTCGGCCGTCATCCTGGTGATGATGGACTGGGACGAGACGCGGGCGGAGCTGATCCGCAAGCTGAAGGCGCACGGGGTGGCGGTGCGGGTGCTCTCGGTCCGCCAGGACAGACGACCTCAAGGGCTCGCGCCCGAGGAAGTGGTGGAATTGCCATGA